From the Equus quagga isolate Etosha38 chromosome 16, UCLA_HA_Equagga_1.0, whole genome shotgun sequence genome, one window contains:
- the CA3 gene encoding carbonic anhydrase 3 produces the protein MAKEWGYADHNGPDHWHEFYPIAKGDNQSPIELHTKDINHDPSLKAWTASYDPGSAKTILNNGRTCRVVFDDTYDRSMLRGGPLTAPYRLRQFHLHWGSSDDHGSEHTVDGVKYAAELHLVHWNPKYNTYGGALKQPDGIAVVGVFLKIGREKGEFQLFLDALDKIKTKGKEAPFTNFDPSCLFPTCRDYWTYRGSFTTPPCEECIVWLLLKEPITVSSDQVAKLRSLFSSAENEPPVPLVRNWRPPQPLKGRVVRASFK, from the exons ATGGCCAAGGAGTGGGGCTACGCTGACCACAACG GTCCTGACCACTGGCATGAATTTTACCCGATTGCCAAGGGAGACAACCAGTCGCCAATCGAACTGCATACTAAAGACATCAATCATGACCCTTCTCTGAAGGCATGGACAGCGTCTTATGACCCGGGCTCTGCCAAGACCATCCTGAACAACGGGAGGACCTGCAGGGTTGTGTTTGATGATACTTATGATAGGTCAA TGCTGAGAGGGGGTCCCCTCACTGCACCCTACCGGCTTCGCCAGTTCCATCTCCACTGGGGCTCCTCGGACGATCACGGCTCTGAGCACACGGTGGATGGAGTCAAGTACGCAGCGGAG CTTCACCTGGTTCACTGGAACCCAAAGTACAACACTTACGGAGGAGCCCTGAAGCAGCCTGACGGGATAGCTGTGGTTGGCGTTTTTCTGAAG ATAGGACGTGAGAAAGGCGAGTTCCAGCTTTTCCTTGATGCTCTGGACAAAATTAAGACAAAG GGCAAGGAGGCACCCTTCACGAACTTTGACCCATCCTGCCTCTTCCCCACCTGCCGTGATTACTGGACCTACCGCGGCTCCTTCACCACACCGCCGTGCGAGGAGTGCATCGTGTGGCTGCTGCTCAAGGAGCCCATCACCGTGAGCTCCGACCAG GTGGCCAAGCTGCGTAGCCTCTTCTCCAGCGCCGAGAACGAGCCCCCGGTGCCCCTGGTGAGGAACTGGCGCCCTCCACAGCCCCTCAAGGGCAGGGTGGTGAGGGCCTCCTTCAAATGA